The Colletotrichum higginsianum IMI 349063 chromosome 2, whole genome shotgun sequence genome has a segment encoding these proteins:
- a CDS encoding TOXD protein gives METEIPLSHTAIVQHEAGTTKITPGLPLPVLAQGQVLVRTAAVALNPCDFKMPRRFSSPGTYAGCDFAGTVVSLTEEVAENGLLKVGDRVFAAVIGNNPHDKDSGAYGEYLKATAVFTWKIPDWMSFEEAAGLSGTCIATACMSLFRSLKLPGTFEEPAATPADVLIWGGATSADADGKNVAYDSLGHRAITTCSPKNFELVKSYGADAVFDYHSPTCAADIKALTRNNLKYIVDPFSDLRTMALADEAMGRVGGRYVALESYQEVASGGKAKLIERELIMGQMITGKAIPLTDGYGKPEDPELGVWGVECYKSIQRLVDERKLRPHPLRILDGGFEAVLEGLEMLKRKEMSGEKIVVRL, from the exons ATGGAGACAGAGATCCCCTTGTCGCACACCGCCATCGTTCAGCATGAGGCTGGAACGACCAAGATCACGCCCGGCCTCCCCCTTCCTGTCCTCGCGCAGGGCCAGGTGCTCGTACGGACCGCGGCCGTGGCGCTGAACCCGTGCGACTTCAAGATGCCCCGGCGCTTCTCGAGCCCTGGCACGTACGCTGGCTGCGACTTTGCGGGTACCGTCGTCTCGCTGACCGAAGAGGTGGCGGAGAACGGCCTGCTCAAGGTCGGTGACcgcgtcttcgccgccgtcatcggcaaCAACCCGCACGACAAGGATTCCGGGGCCTACGGCGAGTACCTCAAGGCTaccgccgtcttcacctGGAAGATCCCGGACTGGATGTcgttcgaggaggccgccggcctgaGCGGCACCTGCATCGCGACGGCGTGCATGTCGCTGTTCCGGTCATTGAAGCTACCCGGCACTTTCGAGGAGCCCGCGGCTACTCCTGCGGACGTGCTCATCTGGGGCGGTGCTACCTCA GCAGACGCTGATGGCAAGAACGTGGCCTATGACAGTCTGGGACATCGAGCCATCACGACTTGCTCGCCCAAGAACTTTGAGCTTGTCAAGTCGtatggcgccgacgccgtttTTGACTACCATTCTCCGACGTGCGCGGCCGACATCAAGGCTCTCACCCGGAACAACCTCAAATACATTGTGGACCCGTTCTCCGACCTGAGGACCATGGCgctggcggacgaggccatgGGCCGCGTGGGCGGCAGATACGTGGCGCTGGAGTCGTACCAAGAGGTGGCGTCCGGAGGTAAGGCCAAGCTCATCGAGAGAGAGCTCATCATGGGCCAGATGATCACGGGGAAGGCCATCCCTCTGACCGACGGGTACGGTAAACCGGAGGATCCCGAGTTGGGCGTCTGGGGGGTCGAGTGCTACAAGAGCATACAgcggctcgtcgacgaacgCAAGCTGAGGCCGCACCCGCTTCGAATTCTCGACGGGGGCTTTGAGGCAGTTCTGGAAGGTTTGGAGATGCTGAAGAGAAAGGAGATGTCGGGCGAGAAGATAGTCGTGAGGCTTTAG
- a CDS encoding ent-kaurene oxidase, whose amino-acid sequence MHRPIVALALGLAATFLPYAAAAAAPSDSDWQALHDAVGGRLFTAEPLARPCFSMFNGQAVKPDENRCAVVAGDYRNGSIGTDSYASFVHTYNEACASNVTDQCLPPTGDFTAGSVSGQCNQGTLSERYITVAGAKDVQAALGFARRTGVTLSVKATGHDYAGRSSRKGSLALWTRKLDSLDYAPSFTPLGSSAPPVQALTIGAGVNLGEVYAFADRHNVTFVGGSSGTVTAAGGYTLFGGHGVLTPLYGMGADRVLEFRIVTPDGEFRTANEATNPDLFWALRGGGGAAFGVVLDATFKVEPAMPLTLSLMRFDATATNTGPFLSLLMNRSAAWAEEGWGGPMDASTLALLTPTLDLDVANRSMEPVAAYVTAQGGTVVLERHPSFYSFYTKYVAASSSTGAGTATFATFRVLPKRLHRSEEGRAAVASTFQAMMAAGLKPYVFQTAPSSYAHTPGSNAVHPAWRDSYWLVGTSLSWESNGAGLEERVRAAALLQEVSGNLTALAPEGSMYPNEADPWTEDWRREFWGEENYEKLLQIKRKYDPDGLLSCWKCVGFEDKEMETDPAYRCMGAFQRTST is encoded by the coding sequence ATGCATCGACCGATAGTCGCTCTCGCTTTGGGCTTAGCCGCCACGTTCCTCCCGtatgctgctgctgctgctgctccatcCGACTCAGACTGGCAAGCATTGCATGATGCCGTGGGCGGGAGACTCTTCACGGCGGAGCCCCTCGCCCGCCCATGTTTCTCCATGTTCAACGGGCAGGCTGTGAAGCCGGACGAGAACCGatgcgccgtcgtcgcaggAGATTACCGGAACGGCAGCATTGGGACGGACTCGTACGCCAGTTTCGTGCACACATACAACGAGGCATGCGCGTCCAACGTCACAGACCAGTGCCTCCCGCCGACAGGGGACTTCACTGCGGGCTCCGTTTCCGGGCAATGCAATCAGGGCACTCTCTCTGAGAGATACATCACCGTGGCCGGCGCCAAGGACGTACAGGCCGCGCTCGGCTTCGCGCGCCGGACAGGCGTGACGCTCTCTGTCAAGGCCACCGGCCACGACTACGCCGGGCGCAGCAGCCGGAAAGGCTCCCTGGCACTATGGACCCGCAAGCTCGACAGCCTCGACTACGCGCCGAGCTTCACGCCCCTCGGCAGCTCAGCGCCACCGGTCCAGGCGCTCACGATCGGCGCGGGCGTGAATCTGGGAGAGGTCTACGCCTTCGCCGACCGCCACAACGTGAccttcgtcggcggctcctccggcaccgtcacggcggccggcggctaCACCCTCTTTGGCGGACACGGCGTCCTGACGCCCCTCTACGGCATGGGCGCCGACCGCGTGCTGGAGTTCCGCATCGTCACGCCTGATGGCGAGTTTCGCACCGCCAACGAGGCCACGAACCCCGATCTCTTCTGGGCGCtgcggggagggggcggcgccgccttcggggtcgtcctcgacgccaccttcaaggtcgagcCCGCCATGCCTCTCACGCTGTCTCTGATGCGCTTCgacgccaccgccaccaacaCCGGCCCTTTCCTCTCGCTCCTCATGAACCGCTCCGCCGCCTGGGCCGAGGAGGGCTGGGGAGGGCCCATGGACGCGTCGACGCTCGCCCTGCTCACACCAACTCTGGACCTGGACGTCGCCAATCGCTCAATGGAGCCAGTGGCCGCCTACGTCACCGCGCAGGGCGGTaccgtcgtcctcgagcggcATCCCTCCTTTTACTCCTTCTACACCAAGTATGTGGCGGCTTCAAGCTCAACTGgggccggcaccgccacgTTCGCCACCTTCCGCGTCCTCCCAAAGCGTCTGCATCGCTCCGAGGAAGGGCGTGCGGCCGTGGCGAGCACGTTCCAGGCCATGATGGCCGCTGGTCTCAAGCCTTACGTCTTCcagacggcgccgtcgagctaCGCGCACACGCCGGGCTCCAACGCTGTACACCCGGCGTGGCGCGACAGCTACTGGCTGGTCGGCACCTCGCTCTCTTGGGAATCCAACGGCGCAGGCCTAGAAGAGCGTGttcgggcggcggccctGCTGCAGGAGGTGTCGGGCAACCTTACGGCGCTGGCACCGGAAGGCAGCATGTATCCGAACGAGGCTGACCCCTGGACCGAGGACTGGCGGAGGGAGTTCTGGGGCGAGGAGAATTACGAGAAGCTGCTGCAGATCAAGCGCAAGTACGACCCGGATGGGCTGCTTAGCTGCTGGAAGTGCGTCGGGTTCGAAGACAAGGAGATGGAAACAGATCCCGCGTACAGGTGCATGGGGGCGTTTCAGAGAACGAGTACATGA
- a CDS encoding Cytochrome P450 has protein sequence MGVLARQSINEGMPKCNDWTPFQPYFLFAHTVARVTSMALASPELSANEEWRNIMVTSTITLMQTAQEVRRKYPRHWRWVVPWVEPGAKRIYEIRKRCAELLAPSYQNRLARMASNEKPLVDGIQWLMSTVPDGKKGLLEIADEQLFLSMASIHSSSASTLSFVYDLMDRPELMDEILQEIRSVRGAKNGSSEWTKRDLDQLVKLDSFMKESQRYYPVGLVTVQRSNLRPYTFSDGLTIPANTQCCFLNYELNHDPEVYEDPETFDAYRFLRLRETGDPHKHHFAYVSEDSINFGAGTYSCPGRHFAGNEIKLILCELLLGYEMKWPEGGSRPPTMYRDFSSNPDPGVDILFRERKC, from the exons ATGGGGGTGCTTGCCAGGCAGTCTATTAACGAGGGCATGCCAAAGTGCAATG ACTGGACCCCCTTCCAGCCATACTTTCTTTTTGCACACACCGTCGCACGCGTGACATCAATGGCACTCGCAAGTCCGGAGCTGTCCGCAAATGAGGAGTGGAGGAACATCATGGTAACCTCCACGATCACTCTGATGCAGACCGCGCAGGAGGTGCGAAGGAAATACCCTCGCCACTGGCGGTGGGTTGTCCCGTGGGTCGAACCAGGCGCCAAGAGGATCTACGAGATCCGTAAGAGAtgcgccgagctcctcgcgcCCAGCTACCAGAACAGATTAGCCCGGATGGCCTCCAACGAGAAACCCCTAGTAGACGGCATCCAGTGGCTGATGAGCACAGTCCCGGATGGGAAAAAGGGACTGCTCGAGATAGCAGACGAGCAGCTCTTCCTGAGCATGGCGTCCATCCATTCGAGCTCCGCATCCACGCTGTCCTTTGTCTATGACCTTATGGACAGACCTGAGTTAATGGACGAGATTCTACAGGAGATCCGTTCAGTTCGTGGTGCAAAGAACGGCTCGTCTGAATGGACCAAGCGGGACCTGGACCAACTGGTCAAGCTGGACAGCTTCATGAAGGAGAGCCAACGCTACTACCCTGTTGGTCTCG TGACCGTGCAGCGCTCGAACCTACGGCCGTACACCTTCTCGGACGGCCTGACAATCCCGGCGAACACGCAGTGCTGCTTCCTCAACTACGAGCTGAACCACGACCCTGAGGTGTACGAGGACCCCGAGACCTTTGACGCCTACCGCTTCCTGCGCCTGCGTGAGACGGGTGACCCGCACAAGCACCACTTCGCGTACGTGTCGGAGGACTCGATCaacttcggcgccggcacgtACTCCTGCCCCGGGCGGCACTTTGCGGGCAACGAGATCAAGCTTATACTTTGCGAGCTGCTGTTGGGCTACGAGATGAAATGGCCCGAGGGCGGGAGTCGGCCGCCCACCATGTACCGCGACTTCTCGTCCAACCCGGACCCTGGGGTGGACATTCTGTTCAGAGAGCGGAAGTGCTAG
- a CDS encoding Cytochrome P450 encodes MSRLLQYGCALLAFGVCWLIQRRLSRRRYDLDKLPFVRFEENDTPERYVADSRSVLHSGYVQYLKNGIPFRMRNPVDPDHPQVILPFKYLNEVKMAPESVMSFQRFSRQAFLLDYINAPKPTAMAPHIVRGDLNKHLGSY; translated from the exons ATGTCAAGATTGTTGCAGTACGGTTGTGCTCTGCTCGCGTTTGGTGTCTGCTGGTTGATCCAGAGGCGGCTGAGCCGACGCCGCTACGACTTGGATAAGTTGCCGTTCGTCAGATTTGAAGAAAACGACACGCCGGAGAGATATGTGGCAGACTCCAGGAGCGTTCTACACAGCGGCTACGTCCAA TACCTCAAGAATGGCATCCCCTTCCGCATGAGAAACCCTGTGGATCCAGATCACCCACAGGTCATACTCCCCTTCAAATATCTCAATGAGGTCAAGATGGCGCCGGAGAGCGTAATGAGCTTCCAGCGTTTTTCGAGGCAGGCGTTCCTACTGGATTACATCAATGCGCCCAAGCCTACAGCCATGGCTCCTCACATAGTCCGTGGAGATCTCAACAAGCACCTGGGTAGTTATTAA